In Pseudomonas lalkuanensis, the following are encoded in one genomic region:
- a CDS encoding dihydrodipicolinate synthase family protein: MSKHVNWSGVFPAVTTQFNSDFSVNLEATHKVISNLVRDGVSGLVVCGSVGENTSLTIEEKMAVTEVAKDASGGRVPVICGIAEFTSAGACKVAQAVERVGVDGIMVMPALVYSSKPHETAEHFRTVARSTDLPVMVYNNPPIYKNDVTPDILISLADCENVVCFKDSSGDTRRFIDVRNEVGDRFILFAGLDDVVLESIAVGAQGWISGMSNVFPKEGETIFRLATAGRFAEAMPIYEWLMPILHLDARPDLVQCIKLCEEIAGRGSALTRPPRLALQGADREHVERIMAKALANRPQLPDVGL; encoded by the coding sequence ATGAGCAAGCACGTCAACTGGAGCGGTGTATTCCCCGCAGTCACCACCCAATTCAACAGCGATTTCTCGGTGAACCTGGAGGCAACCCACAAGGTCATTTCCAACCTGGTGCGAGACGGCGTATCCGGGCTGGTGGTGTGTGGTAGCGTCGGCGAGAACACCTCGCTGACCATCGAAGAAAAGATGGCCGTCACCGAGGTCGCCAAGGATGCTTCCGGCGGCCGTGTGCCGGTCATTTGCGGGATCGCCGAATTCACCAGCGCCGGTGCGTGCAAGGTGGCCCAGGCGGTGGAACGGGTCGGCGTCGACGGCATCATGGTGATGCCGGCACTGGTGTACTCCTCCAAGCCGCATGAAACCGCGGAGCACTTCCGCACCGTGGCCAGGAGCACCGACCTGCCGGTGATGGTCTACAACAACCCGCCCATCTACAAGAACGACGTCACCCCGGACATTCTCATTTCCCTGGCCGATTGCGAGAACGTCGTCTGCTTCAAGGACAGCTCCGGCGACACCCGCCGCTTCATCGACGTGCGCAACGAAGTGGGCGATCGCTTCATCCTCTTCGCCGGCCTGGACGACGTGGTGCTGGAAAGCATCGCCGTCGGCGCCCAGGGCTGGATCTCCGGGATGTCCAACGTATTCCCGAAAGAAGGCGAAACCATCTTCCGCCTGGCCACGGCTGGCCGCTTCGCCGAGGCCATGCCGATCTACGAATGGCTGATGCCGATCCTCCACCTCGACGCCCGCCCGGACCTGGTGCAGTGCATCAAGCTCTGCGAGGAAATCGCCGGCCGCGGCAGCGCGCTGACCCGCCCGCCGCGCCTGGCCCTGCAAGGCGCCGACCGCGAGCACGTGGAACGCATCATGGCCAAGGCCCTGGCCAACCGCCCGCAGCTGCCGGACGTAGGCCTCTGA
- a CDS encoding trans-3-hydroxy-L-proline dehydratase gives MRSSKIIHVVSCHAEGEVGDVIVGGVAPPPGATLWEQSRWIARDETLRNFVLNEPRGGVFRHVNLLVPARDPRAQMAWIIMEPADTPPMSGSNSLCVSTVLLDSGILPMTEPQTRLVLEAPGGLIEVTADCRDGKAERVTVRNVPSFADKLDAWIEVEGIGSLQVDTAYGGDSFVIADAWKLGFTLTADEAAELVATGLKITQAANEQLGFVHPLNPDWDHISFCQIAAPVEREQGVAGAANAVVIRPGKIDRSPCGTGCSARMAVLHAKGQLELGEAFIGRSIIGSQFHCRIEALTEVAGRAAIIPSISGRAWITGTHQHLLDPGDPWPGGYRLSDTWPREPMQ, from the coding sequence ATGCGCAGCTCGAAAATCATTCATGTAGTCAGCTGCCACGCCGAAGGCGAAGTGGGCGATGTGATCGTCGGCGGCGTTGCACCGCCGCCCGGCGCAACCCTGTGGGAACAGTCGCGCTGGATCGCCCGGGATGAAACCCTGCGCAACTTCGTCCTCAACGAACCGCGTGGCGGCGTGTTCCGCCACGTCAACCTGCTGGTGCCGGCCAGGGACCCGCGGGCGCAGATGGCCTGGATCATCATGGAACCGGCGGACACCCCGCCCATGTCCGGCTCCAACTCGTTGTGCGTCTCCACCGTGTTGCTGGACAGCGGCATCCTGCCGATGACCGAGCCGCAGACCCGACTGGTGCTGGAAGCGCCGGGGGGGCTGATCGAGGTCACTGCCGACTGCCGCGATGGCAAGGCCGAGCGCGTGACCGTGCGCAACGTGCCCTCTTTCGCCGACAAGCTGGACGCCTGGATCGAAGTGGAGGGCATCGGTTCGCTGCAGGTGGACACCGCCTATGGCGGCGACAGTTTCGTCATCGCCGACGCCTGGAAGCTGGGCTTCACCCTGACCGCCGACGAAGCCGCCGAGCTGGTGGCCACCGGCCTGAAGATCACCCAGGCGGCGAATGAGCAACTGGGGTTCGTCCACCCGCTCAACCCGGATTGGGACCACATCTCCTTCTGCCAGATCGCGGCGCCCGTCGAACGCGAACAGGGCGTGGCGGGCGCGGCCAATGCCGTGGTGATCCGGCCGGGCAAGATCGACCGCTCCCCCTGCGGCACCGGCTGCTCGGCGCGCATGGCGGTGCTGCATGCCAAGGGCCAGCTGGAGCTGGGCGAAGCCTTCATCGGCCGCTCCATCATCGGTTCGCAATTCCATTGCCGGATCGAGGCACTGACCGAAGTTGCCGGGCGTGCGGCGATCATCCCGAGCATCAGCGGGCGTGCCTGGATCACCGGCACTCACCAGCACCTGCTCGACCCCGGCGATCCCTGGCCCGGCGGCTACCGGCTTTCCGACACCTGGCCGCGCGAGCCCATGCAGTAG
- a CDS encoding amino acid ABC transporter ATP-binding protein, giving the protein MIEIDNVHKSFGALDVVKGVSLTVNKGEVVSIIGGSGSGKSTLLMCINGLEPIQGGQIRVDGTEVHAPRTDLNKLRQKIGIVFQQWNAFPHLTVLENVMLAPRKVLGKRREEAEEVAVRQLTHVGLGDKLKVFPNKLSGGQQQRMAIARALAMSPDYMLFDEATSALDPQLVGEVLDTMRMLAAEGMTMVLVTHEIRFARDVSDRVAFFRNGRIHEIGPPEQVIGAPQLPETADFLKSVN; this is encoded by the coding sequence ATGATTGAGATCGACAACGTGCACAAATCCTTCGGCGCGCTCGACGTGGTCAAGGGCGTCAGCCTGACCGTGAACAAGGGCGAGGTGGTTTCGATCATCGGCGGCTCCGGTTCCGGCAAATCGACCCTGCTGATGTGCATCAATGGCCTGGAACCGATCCAGGGTGGGCAGATCCGTGTCGACGGCACCGAGGTCCATGCCCCGCGCACCGACCTGAACAAACTGCGGCAGAAGATCGGCATCGTCTTCCAGCAGTGGAATGCGTTCCCGCACCTGACCGTGCTGGAGAACGTGATGCTGGCCCCGCGCAAGGTGCTTGGAAAGCGCCGCGAGGAGGCCGAGGAAGTTGCCGTACGCCAGCTCACCCACGTCGGCCTCGGCGACAAGCTCAAGGTCTTCCCCAACAAGCTGTCCGGCGGCCAGCAGCAACGCATGGCCATTGCCCGCGCGCTGGCCATGTCGCCGGACTACATGCTGTTCGACGAAGCCACCTCGGCGCTCGACCCGCAGTTGGTCGGCGAAGTGCTGGACACCATGCGCATGCTCGCCGCCGAAGGCATGACCATGGTGCTGGTGACCCACGAAATCCGCTTTGCCCGCGATGTGTCGGACCGCGTGGCCTTCTTCCGCAACGGGCGCATCCATGAGATCGGCCCGCCGGAGCAAGTGATCGGCGCGCCGCAACTGCCCGAAACCGCTGACTTCCTGAAATCGGTGAACTGA
- a CDS encoding amino acid ABC transporter permease — translation MYSSSFTWNDMQFLLQGAWTTLTLTAWAMLIGTLLGVACGLIRALLPRASLPLAWVLDVFRSVPLLIQFVLLNAFKTIIELDWSAFTVACVVLGTYATAYCAEIVRGGVLAVPQSTRRAARSLGMSHTQDLLHIVLPMATRVAFPGWINLTLAVMKDTSLVLWIGIVELLRASQTIVTRLQEPLFVLGIAGLIYFVMSLVIARLGTQLEKRWQEND, via the coding sequence ATGTATAGCTCGAGCTTCACCTGGAACGACATGCAGTTCCTCCTCCAGGGCGCGTGGACGACCCTCACCCTGACCGCCTGGGCCATGCTCATCGGCACCCTGCTGGGCGTTGCCTGCGGCCTGATCCGCGCCCTGTTGCCACGCGCCAGCCTGCCGCTGGCCTGGGTACTGGACGTGTTCCGCAGCGTGCCGCTGCTGATCCAGTTCGTCCTGCTGAACGCCTTCAAGACCATCATCGAGCTGGACTGGTCCGCCTTCACGGTGGCCTGCGTGGTGCTCGGCACCTACGCCACGGCCTACTGCGCAGAGATCGTCCGGGGCGGCGTGCTGGCCGTGCCGCAGTCGACCCGCCGTGCGGCCCGTTCACTGGGCATGAGCCATACCCAGGACCTGCTGCACATCGTGCTGCCCATGGCCACGCGCGTGGCCTTCCCCGGCTGGATCAACCTGACCCTGGCAGTCATGAAGGACACCTCGCTGGTGCTCTGGATCGGCATCGTCGAGTTGCTGCGCGCCTCGCAAACCATCGTCACCCGGCTGCAGGAGCCGCTGTTCGTGCTCGGCATCGCCGGACTCATCTACTTCGTCATGAGCCTGGTGATCGCCCGCCTGGGCACCCAGCTGGAAAAAAGGTGGCAGGAAAATGATTGA
- a CDS encoding amino acid ABC transporter permease codes for MFDYTFHWRSAFLALPEMLGGALVTLEIAVLSMLLGTAIAIGLALGQQSGSRPVRAVAMAWVSIARNTPALFQVYILYFGLGAFGLHMGSWTALLAGITFNNAGYLAETFRGGLNAVPHTQLRAARSLGMGAFQAYRLVVIPQLLRVVFYPLTNQMVWALLMTSLGVVVGMTSDLTGVTQALNVKTFRTFEYFALAAALYFVLAKLIVLGARLMAWRLFRY; via the coding sequence ATGTTCGATTACACCTTCCACTGGCGATCCGCCTTCCTGGCCCTGCCGGAAATGCTCGGTGGCGCACTGGTGACCCTGGAGATCGCCGTGCTCTCGATGCTGCTCGGCACAGCCATCGCCATCGGCCTCGCCCTCGGCCAGCAATCCGGCAGCCGCCCGGTCAGGGCGGTCGCCATGGCCTGGGTCTCGATTGCACGCAACACCCCGGCGCTGTTCCAGGTTTACATCCTGTACTTCGGCCTGGGCGCCTTCGGCCTGCACATGGGTTCCTGGACCGCCCTGCTGGCCGGCATCACCTTCAACAACGCCGGCTACCTGGCCGAGACCTTCCGTGGCGGGCTCAACGCCGTGCCCCACACACAGTTGCGTGCCGCGCGCTCGCTGGGCATGGGCGCCTTCCAGGCCTACCGGCTGGTGGTGATCCCGCAGCTCTTGCGGGTGGTGTTCTACCCACTGACCAACCAGATGGTCTGGGCGCTGCTGATGACCTCGCTGGGCGTGGTGGTGGGCATGACCAGTGATCTCACCGGTGTCACCCAGGCGCTGAATGTGAAGACGTTCCGCACCTTCGAGTACTTCGCCCTGGCCGCCGCCCTCTACTTCGTCCTCGCCAAGCTGATCGTCCTCGGGGCGCGGCTGATGGCCTGGCGCCTGTTCCGTTACTGA
- a CDS encoding ABC transporter substrate-binding protein, whose protein sequence is MNNNKALVLTLSAVLGSTLALTAQADKLDDIIESGKLRCAVTLDFPPMGFRDGDNAPAGFDVDYCKDLAKTLGVEAEVVETPFPDRIPALVSGRADVIVASTSDTLERAKTVGLTIPYFAFQMVVLTRENAGIKGYDDLKGRSVGGPAGTYEAIALEKDVKQWGDNKGAFHAYQSLADAVLALSQGQIDATTVTSTVASSLIKSGKYQGLTIAGTAPYDIDYVSLGAKRSEYGLLNYLNLFVNHQVRSGRYQELFTQWVGGDAPVLTANGVYR, encoded by the coding sequence ATGAACAACAATAAAGCCCTTGTCCTGACCCTCAGTGCCGTACTTGGCTCGACCCTGGCGCTCACCGCCCAGGCCGACAAACTCGACGACATCATCGAATCCGGAAAGCTGCGCTGCGCCGTCACGCTGGACTTCCCGCCCATGGGCTTCCGCGACGGGGACAACGCCCCGGCAGGTTTCGACGTCGACTACTGCAAGGACCTCGCCAAGACCCTGGGGGTGGAGGCCGAGGTGGTCGAAACGCCGTTCCCCGACCGCATCCCCGCGCTGGTTTCCGGCCGCGCCGATGTGATCGTCGCCTCGACGTCCGACACCCTGGAACGGGCCAAGACAGTCGGCCTGACCATTCCCTACTTCGCCTTCCAGATGGTGGTGCTGACCCGCGAGAACGCCGGCATCAAGGGCTACGATGACCTCAAGGGCCGCTCCGTCGGCGGGCCGGCGGGCACCTACGAAGCCATCGCCCTGGAGAAGGACGTCAAACAATGGGGCGATAACAAGGGCGCCTTCCACGCCTACCAGTCGCTGGCTGACGCCGTGCTCGCCCTGAGCCAGGGACAGATCGACGCCACCACCGTGACCTCCACCGTGGCCTCCTCGCTGATCAAGTCCGGCAAGTACCAGGGCCTGACCATCGCCGGCACCGCGCCGTACGACATCGACTACGTCTCCCTGGGCGCCAAGCGCAGCGAGTACGGCCTGCTCAATTACCTCAACCTGTTCGTCAACCATCAGGTGCGGTCCGGCCGCTACCAGGAACTCTTCACCCAGTGGGTCGGCGGCGATGCCCCGGTGCTGACTGCCAACGGCGTCTACCGCTAA
- a CDS encoding AraC family transcriptional regulator has translation MKLEHLPTARNLPTLLDSLEQIAPLLDAMPDVVFFIKDPQARYVLVNQTLAQRCGLKNKDALLGRTAEDVFPTRFGPHYTAQDRRVLEGGEPLSDQLELHLYPGRQPGWCLTHKLALRDMQQRVIGMAGISYDLQAPQSSHPAYQRLAAVDAYIREHYADPVSLEQLTAIAGLSVAQLERLCKRIFQLTPRQMIHKARLGAASQLLAGDLPITEVALCCGYTDHSAFSRQFRALTGLSPSQYRDTCRN, from the coding sequence ATGAAGCTCGAACACCTGCCCACCGCCCGCAACCTGCCTACGCTGCTCGACAGCCTGGAGCAGATCGCCCCGCTGCTGGATGCCATGCCCGACGTGGTGTTCTTCATCAAGGACCCGCAGGCGCGCTACGTGCTGGTCAACCAGACCCTGGCCCAGCGCTGCGGCCTGAAGAACAAGGATGCCCTGCTCGGGCGCACGGCCGAGGACGTGTTCCCCACGCGCTTCGGGCCGCATTACACCGCGCAGGACCGCCGTGTGCTGGAAGGCGGTGAGCCACTCAGCGACCAGTTGGAGCTGCACCTCTATCCCGGCCGGCAGCCCGGCTGGTGCCTGACCCACAAGCTGGCCCTGCGCGACATGCAACAGCGGGTGATCGGCATGGCGGGCATTTCCTACGACCTGCAGGCCCCGCAATCCAGTCATCCCGCCTACCAGCGGCTGGCGGCGGTGGATGCCTACATCCGTGAGCATTACGCCGACCCCGTCAGCCTGGAGCAGTTGACCGCCATCGCGGGGCTCTCGGTCGCGCAGCTGGAGCGCCTGTGCAAACGCATCTTCCAGCTCACCCCGCGGCAAATGATCCACAAGGCGCGTCTCGGCGCCGCCAGCCAACTGCTCGCAGGCGACCTGCCCATCACCGAAGTTGCGCTGTGCTGCGGCTACACCGACCACAGTGCCTTCAGCCGCCAGTTCAGGGCCCTTACCGGCCTTTCCCCCAGCCAGTACCGCGACACCTGCCGCAACTGA
- a CDS encoding NAD(P)/FAD-dependent oxidoreductase: MKVDLLIIGAGPAGLAAALAAAPSGAGIAVIDDNPAPGGQIWRDGPQAHLPERARTLRQALAEAGNVQVFSGSRVVALAGARRLLLEGAERGWTLAYDKLILCTGARELLLPFPGWTLPGVTGAGGLQALIKGGLPVAGERVVIAGSGPLLLAGAATARSAGATVLRIAEQASFLALAGFSARLLRWPGKAMQAMELLDAGYRASSHVLAALGRERLEAVRLQQGNRVVEIACDRLACGFGLIPNTQLGELLGCRVEQGAIAVDDWQACSLEDHFAAGECTGFGGSELALVEGAIAGHAAVGNRDLARALWPQRRHWQGFAEALARGFALDPKLKALAQPDTLVCRCEDVAFAELANRRDWTEAKLHSRCGMGACQGRVCGAAGQFLFGWTPPAPRPPLSPARIETLRCLEPEG; encoded by the coding sequence ATGAAGGTCGACCTGCTGATCATCGGCGCCGGACCCGCCGGCCTGGCGGCGGCCCTGGCTGCCGCACCAAGCGGCGCAGGCATCGCCGTGATCGACGACAACCCGGCCCCCGGCGGCCAGATATGGCGCGACGGACCGCAGGCGCACCTGCCCGAAAGGGCCCGGACACTGCGCCAGGCCCTGGCGGAAGCCGGTAACGTCCAGGTGTTCAGCGGCAGCCGCGTGGTCGCCCTTGCCGGCGCCAGGCGACTGCTGCTGGAAGGCGCCGAACGCGGTTGGACGCTGGCCTACGACAAACTCATCCTCTGCACCGGCGCCCGCGAGCTGCTGCTGCCGTTTCCCGGCTGGACGCTGCCCGGTGTCACCGGTGCCGGTGGCCTGCAGGCGCTGATCAAGGGTGGTCTGCCAGTGGCCGGAGAACGCGTCGTCATCGCCGGTAGCGGCCCGCTGCTGCTGGCCGGTGCGGCGACCGCCCGCAGCGCCGGCGCCACCGTCCTGCGCATTGCCGAGCAGGCCTCCTTCCTGGCCCTGGCCGGGTTTTCCGCCCGCCTGCTGCGCTGGCCGGGCAAGGCCATGCAAGCGATGGAGCTGCTCGACGCCGGCTATCGCGCCTCCAGCCATGTGCTGGCCGCCCTGGGGCGCGAACGCCTCGAAGCCGTGCGGCTGCAGCAAGGCAACAGGGTGGTGGAAATCGCCTGTGATCGCCTGGCCTGCGGTTTCGGCCTGATCCCCAATACCCAGCTCGGCGAGCTGCTGGGGTGCCGCGTGGAGCAAGGGGCGATCGCCGTGGACGACTGGCAGGCTTGCAGCCTGGAAGACCATTTCGCCGCGGGTGAATGCACGGGCTTCGGCGGCAGCGAACTGGCCCTGGTCGAAGGTGCCATCGCCGGCCATGCCGCCGTCGGCAATCGAGACCTGGCCCGCGCGCTCTGGCCGCAACGTCGCCACTGGCAGGGCTTTGCCGAGGCGCTGGCGCGAGGTTTCGCGCTCGATCCGAAACTCAAGGCCCTGGCGCAACCCGATACCCTGGTCTGCCGCTGCGAGGACGTGGCGTTTGCCGAGCTGGCCAACCGCCGCGACTGGACCGAAGCCAAGCTGCACAGCCGCTGCGGCATGGGCGCCTGCCAGGGGCGGGTGTGTGGCGCTGCCGGCCAGTTCCTGTTCGGCTGGACACCCCCCGCGCCACGTCCGCCGCTATCGCCGGCGCGAATCGAAACACTGCGCTGCCTGGAACCGGAGGGCTGA
- a CDS encoding 2Fe-2S iron-sulfur cluster-binding protein produces MIELSLDGRSVVVAAGTTVAAALARCGDGSCRTSVSGQRRAPFCGMGICQECRVTIDGRRRLACQTLCQAGMQVETQA; encoded by the coding sequence ATGATCGAACTCAGCCTGGACGGCCGCAGCGTGGTCGTCGCGGCGGGCACCACCGTGGCGGCCGCGCTCGCCCGATGCGGCGATGGCAGTTGCCGCACCTCGGTCAGCGGCCAGCGCCGCGCGCCTTTCTGCGGCATGGGCATCTGCCAGGAATGCCGGGTGACCATCGACGGCCGGCGCCGACTGGCCTGCCAGACCCTGTGCCAGGCCGGCATGCAGGTGGAGACGCAAGCATGA
- a CDS encoding NAD(P)/FAD-dependent oxidoreductase, which yields MTADIIVVGAGIVGSACAFELALRGLTVLVLDSGQGGATGAGMGHLVAMDDSPAELALCSYSLDLWRQWAPRLDDTCAHRNCGTLWLAANEAEMHEAERKAATLRERDVACEMLDANRLQDLEPTLHPGLKGALRVSGDGILYAPNAAQWLLRQGGNGITRERARVNTIRGSRVHLDDGRQLDAGAVILANGIQAPALCPGLPVAPKKGHLLITDRYPGQIHHQLVELGYASSAHANSGTSVAFNAQPRPTGQILLGSSRQFDTLDPRIEGPVLGRMLARALDYLPGIGNLNAIRCWTGFRAATPDGLPIIGQHPDQPGLWLAVGHEGLGVTTAPATARLLAAGLLGERPHIASAAYSLERFSRALTAGAEG from the coding sequence GTGACAGCGGACATCATCGTCGTCGGCGCCGGGATCGTCGGCAGCGCCTGCGCCTTTGAGTTGGCCCTGCGCGGTTTGACGGTGCTGGTGCTGGACAGTGGCCAGGGTGGCGCCACCGGCGCCGGAATGGGGCACCTGGTGGCCATGGACGACAGCCCCGCGGAACTGGCGCTGTGCAGCTACTCGCTGGACCTCTGGCGGCAATGGGCGCCTCGGCTGGATGACACCTGCGCCCACCGCAACTGCGGCACCCTGTGGCTGGCGGCCAATGAGGCGGAGATGCACGAAGCGGAGCGCAAGGCCGCCACCCTGCGCGAGCGGGACGTCGCCTGCGAGATGCTCGACGCGAACCGGCTCCAGGACCTGGAGCCCACGCTGCATCCGGGCCTCAAGGGCGCCCTGCGGGTCAGTGGCGACGGCATTCTCTACGCGCCGAACGCCGCACAGTGGCTGCTCCGCCAGGGTGGCAACGGCATCACCCGTGAGCGTGCCCGCGTCAACACCATCCGGGGTTCCCGCGTGCACCTGGACGATGGCCGTCAACTCGACGCCGGCGCCGTGATACTGGCCAACGGCATCCAGGCGCCAGCGCTATGTCCGGGCCTGCCGGTCGCGCCGAAAAAAGGCCACCTGCTGATCACCGATCGTTACCCCGGCCAGATCCATCACCAGTTGGTGGAGTTGGGCTACGCCAGCAGCGCCCACGCAAACAGCGGCACGTCCGTGGCCTTCAACGCACAACCTCGGCCCACCGGGCAGATCCTGTTGGGCTCGTCGCGCCAATTCGACACGCTGGATCCCCGGATCGAAGGTCCGGTGCTCGGCCGCATGCTGGCCAGGGCGCTGGATTACCTGCCAGGGATCGGCAATCTCAACGCCATTCGCTGCTGGACCGGCTTTCGCGCAGCCACGCCGGATGGTCTCCCCATCATCGGCCAGCACCCCGACCAGCCGGGCCTCTGGCTCGCCGTCGGGCACGAGGGCCTGGGCGTGACCACGGCCCCCGCCACCGCGCGCCTGCTGGCGGCCGGGCTGCTCGGCGAACGCCCCCACATAGCCAGCGCAGCCTACAGTCTGGAGCGTTTTTCCCGTGCGCTCACGGCAGGAGCAGAAGGATGA
- a CDS encoding 4-hydroxyproline epimerase — MKSIRVIDSHTGGEPTRLVIDGFPDLGQGSMAERRRVLAERFDAWRAAAVLEPRGSDVLVGALLCEPQDPSACAGVIFFNNAGYLGMCGHGTIGLVASLAHLGRIQPGTHRIETPVGTVEATLHEDRSVSVRNVPAYRYRKDVQLEVPGIGRVVGDIAWGGNWFFLIADHGQRVAGDNLDALTTYTCAVKQALEDQGIRGEDGGEIDHIELFAEDADADSRNFVLCPGKAYDRSPCGTGTSAKLACLAADGKLAAGEPWRQASVIGSQFEGRFEWLEGGRIVPTIRGRAHMSAEATLLLQEDDPFAWGIRL, encoded by the coding sequence ATGAAGAGCATCCGCGTCATCGATTCGCACACCGGCGGCGAACCAACCCGCCTGGTGATCGACGGTTTCCCTGACCTAGGCCAGGGCAGCATGGCGGAGCGCCGGCGTGTTCTCGCCGAGCGATTCGATGCCTGGCGCGCCGCCGCCGTGCTCGAACCCCGTGGCAGCGATGTACTGGTGGGCGCCCTGCTCTGTGAACCGCAGGACCCGAGCGCCTGTGCCGGAGTCATCTTTTTCAACAACGCCGGTTACCTCGGCATGTGTGGCCACGGGACCATCGGCCTGGTCGCATCCCTGGCCCATCTGGGGCGCATCCAGCCCGGCACTCATCGCATCGAAACGCCGGTCGGCACGGTGGAAGCCACGTTGCATGAGGACCGTTCGGTCAGCGTGCGCAACGTGCCCGCCTATCGCTACCGCAAGGACGTCCAGCTGGAGGTGCCGGGCATCGGCCGGGTGGTCGGCGACATCGCCTGGGGCGGCAACTGGTTCTTCCTGATCGCCGATCACGGCCAACGGGTGGCCGGCGACAATCTCGATGCCCTCACCACCTATACCTGCGCCGTGAAGCAGGCCCTGGAGGACCAGGGCATTCGCGGCGAGGACGGTGGGGAAATCGACCATATCGAGCTGTTCGCCGAAGACGCCGATGCCGACAGCCGGAACTTCGTGCTCTGTCCGGGCAAGGCTTACGACCGCTCCCCCTGCGGCACCGGCACCAGCGCCAAGCTGGCGTGCCTCGCGGCCGACGGCAAACTGGCCGCAGGCGAACCCTGGCGCCAGGCGAGCGTCATCGGCAGCCAGTTCGAGGGACGCTTCGAGTGGCTGGAAGGCGGTCGCATCGTGCCGACCATTCGCGGTCGTGCCCACATGAGTGCCGAAGCCACTCTCCTACTGCAAGAGGACGATCCGTTCGCCTGGGGCATCCGTCTGTGA
- the ispA gene encoding (2E,6E)-farnesyl diphosphate synthase: protein MITSYQARCQERVDAALAELFIPPLTPLERLYQAMRYSVVNGGKRVRPLLVYAACEALGGDVARADGAACAVELIHAYSLVHDDLPAMDDDDLRRGQPTTHIAFDEATAILAGDGLQALAFEVLADPLRNPQDAETRLAMVASLGHAAGPAGMVGGQAIDLGSVGLKLDQGALEAMHRHKTGALIEASVRLGALASGQADPASLAALRIYARAIGLAFQVQDDILDVESDTATLGKTQGKDQAHDKPTYPSLLGLDNAKAYALELRDQALRATANLGDTAEPLRALARYIVERRS, encoded by the coding sequence ATGATCACCAGCTACCAGGCCCGCTGCCAGGAGCGCGTGGACGCGGCCCTCGCCGAGCTTTTCATCCCCCCGCTCACCCCGCTCGAACGTCTCTACCAGGCCATGCGCTACAGCGTGGTGAACGGTGGCAAACGCGTGCGCCCGCTGCTGGTCTACGCCGCCTGTGAAGCCCTCGGCGGTGACGTGGCCCGTGCCGATGGCGCGGCCTGCGCGGTGGAGCTGATCCACGCTTATTCCCTGGTCCACGACGACCTGCCGGCCATGGACGACGACGACCTGCGCCGTGGCCAGCCCACCACCCACATCGCCTTCGATGAAGCGACCGCCATCCTCGCCGGCGACGGCCTGCAGGCGCTGGCCTTCGAAGTGCTGGCCGATCCCCTACGCAACCCGCAGGACGCCGAAACCCGTCTGGCGATGGTCGCCAGTCTCGGCCACGCCGCCGGCCCCGCCGGCATGGTTGGCGGCCAGGCCATCGACCTCGGTTCGGTTGGCCTGAAACTCGACCAGGGGGCCCTGGAGGCCATGCACCGGCACAAGACAGGCGCGCTGATCGAAGCCAGCGTGCGCCTCGGCGCCCTGGCCAGCGGACAGGCTGACCCGGCCTCCCTGGCAGCCCTGCGCATCTACGCGCGGGCCATTGGCCTGGCCTTCCAGGTGCAGGACGACATCCTCGACGTGGAGAGCGACACCGCCACCCTGGGCAAGACCCAGGGCAAGGACCAGGCCCACGACAAGCCCACCTACCCTTCCCTGCTCGGCCTCGATAACGCCAAGGCCTATGCGCTGGAGCTGCGCGACCAGGCCCTGCGCGCCACCGCCAACCTGGGCGATACCGCCGAGCCGCTGCGAGCCCTGGCCCGCTACATCGTCGAACGACGCAGCTGA
- a CDS encoding exodeoxyribonuclease VII small subunit, producing MARKKATPDFEQSLADLQALVERLESGELSLEDSLSAFEQGIRLTRECQTSLTQAEQKVQILLERDGQLEEAPFDADEQA from the coding sequence ATGGCCCGCAAGAAAGCCACCCCCGATTTCGAACAGTCCCTCGCCGACCTTCAGGCCCTGGTGGAACGCCTGGAAAGCGGCGAACTGTCGCTGGAGGACTCCCTCAGCGCCTTCGAGCAGGGTATTCGCCTGACCCGTGAGTGCCAGACCTCGCTGACCCAGGCGGAGCAGAAGGTGCAGATCCTGCTGGAGCGCGACGGCCAACTGGAAGAAGCGCCCTTCGACGCGGACGAACAAGCATGA